In Brassica napus cultivar Da-Ae chromosome A3, Da-Ae, whole genome shotgun sequence, the sequence GTTTTTGTTGATTACATTTAAACTAACCGAAAACTCACATATTGGTAATATATTTAGAGGAAGAAagcattttttatataaaaagagtAATTTTATTATCAGAAGAAGAGCAATTAACCTCAAGTGAAAATAGTTAAACAAATCTCAATCAAAAATTCGGCTggtaaaagaaaaacagaaaatgGAGGTTCAAGGTTCTGTCCCACAGAGGCAAGACTTTCAGTCTTTGGAGGAGACTTCCAAAGTCAAGCTTAAGATAAAACAAATGGTGGAAGTCCCACGATCAACATGTTTGATTCTTTTTCCAAAGTGAATACCgccacctgggttcgaatcccggccactggggaattaacatttcggcatcgccAGGGACAGAAGACCAACACGTGgcaacacgtgactagtctggatcacTTATGTGGGGCCAGGATAtctctgtataattcaaaaaaaaaaaattgtttaaaagaaaaaacagagaaGAAACACAAAGGCAAAATCCTTTCTCAAGCAAAAACAAAGGCAGCAAAGCTCTGGTCCAAACTCTCAAGACTCTTTCTAAGATAAAAGCGCGTGGGCTCCATCCACTTTGATCAAGACCCTTATTTCTCAGTAAACATCACAAACCGCTTAAAGTATAGacattagaaaaaaatacacaaaGGACGCAAAATTCTACTATATGTTAAATCATGCTTCCACAACTTCTTATTGACTTGGTCTGCTTCCACATCaaccagagaaaaaaaaaatcccctcTATTAACGCATTATGTCCTAGTGTTGTATATAAAGGTGCATAGAATCAACTAAGTGATATCACCAGCAACAACCTTTTCCACTTGCACAGCTTTTAAGACAACCTAAACTTGGTAAGTGTTTTTGAGGGACAGTGAGAGATCATGTCAAAAGAGATTGAGCTGCCAGGTTTCAGATTCCACCCGACCGAGGAGGAGCTTCTTAATTACTACCTCAAGAACATGGTTTACGGCAACATATCCAAAGTTGAAGTCATTGGTTTTCTCAACATCTATCGTCATGATCCATGGGACTTACCTCGTACGTATATCTAGCTTTCTTCATTTCTATAAAATCCATTATTCTCAAATTGGTATTAataagtttgaatttttttgattacAGACTTATCGACAATTGGGGAGAGGGAATGGTATTTCTTTGTGCCAAGGGAAAGGAAGCATGGCAACGGAGGTAGACCAAGCAGGACAACCGAGAAAGGATATTGGAAAGCAACTGGTTCCGATCGTAAGATCATAAGCTTGTCTGAACCAAAACGTATGATTGGGCTCAAGAAGACTCTTGTGTTCTACAGCGGAAGAGCACCTGGAGGAAGCAAGACTGATTGGGTCATGAACGAGTTCCGGATGCCTGACAATTGCACCTTACCAAAGGTACCTTTTTAAGTTATGAATCAGTTATTTGATCAAGTAACAGCTTTGTTATTAATCTTATGTTATCTTTTGATCGCAGGACGTTGTGCTTTGTAAGGTATATAGAAAAGCCACTTCACTTAAAGTATTGGAGCAAAGAGCAGAGATGGGAGCTAAGATGAACCAAACATGCCCAAACTCTCCTCTCTCATCTTCCGACACCATATCTTTCGTcggaaaagaagaagacatgatgATGACTTCTTTCCCTTTTCCTCAAGAAGCAGCCATGAAAGAagcaaacaacaacaacttcaTGCTTCAAGGGCATACCGAAGAGAAACAGAGGGAAACAGAGATGAAAGAACCTTCTTCATCACTGAAGCTGCCGTGTGGAGTCTTACCACTATCGGAGCTGCAGTTACCTAAACAAGGATTCGAATGGGGACAAGACCAGTTCTTGAGTATAAGCCCATGGCTCCAGAATCTTACACCTATAGTTAACCTATTAAATTTTTAGGCTATGTAAAGAGAAAATCTCACGACAAGTTTAACTATTCTTCACCTGGAAAAACAGAACTTGTAAGACACTTTAAGATGTAAGATGTTTGTCTTTAGCTTAAGAGTTAcctattgtatttttatttactgaGATAAATGTATCTTGTGTAAGTTTGTAacgtaagaaaaaaataatgtgtACAAGTCAGAATCTTGACTGTACAATTCAATTCAGTAAAACAAAAGTGCTATACTTTGAATCATGGACTTCCCATGTATGATAATTTCTCTCGACCGTACCAAGTTTTAGATTCCtatattggagagaagatcccacaTCGGATATATGAAAGagacttgagtaatatataaggaaCTTGGGctaatccactaattgccaattggttttaagttggaagcccagaaaacttatcatggtatcagagcgggccTAATACCCTGACCCATTAATCCGACCCGGACAGTGGCCCGATCATCCCATTAGCTGATGGCCCATAGAAGGCTCAGTTCCGCCGAGATcgctagaaaataaaatatgatttcgGAGGGGATACGATGGATTCTGCGAGATTAATGGTTATACGCACCATTATCTCGAGGAAGagtattggagagaagatcccacaTCGGATATATATGAAAGGaacttgagtaatatataagggacttGGGCCAATCCAATAATtgccaattgattttaagttggaagcccaagAAATTTATCAATATACGAGAAGAAAACTACAGTAATAACGATAGAAGTCATACCCATGTTGAATCAATCGATGTTGCTATTATCTTGATCGGTTACAAATCTTGCTTTGTGGCCTTtcaatgacttttttttttcagtttgtgGGACCTTAGAAGTGATGAATCCCATCATTGACCGTAGACCCATTAGTTTATTCTCCTTCGTAATCCACTCACTGCTGGTGACCCATTATTTCCAATTCTCTGACTCCGAGAAACAGGGGAAGATACACCCTAGAGGCAAAAGCGTTCACTCATTACAATGGAGGATTCACGTTTGATGATTATATCTCTCAGAGAATGAGTTCCATCAAGTTAGCAGGCGGCAAAAGTAAATAAGTCAACAGACCTTGCAAATTCATCTCTGAGAAATAAATGCTTCTGGCTATGACAGCATAGACGTCTACGCAAGAAATCAGATCATGATTATGAATAGTTagttaaaaaatcaattaaaaactacttcttatatattaaaacaaaactcaCAACtttaattcatgtgtgatttttttaaaaatggacctaattgACCTATTTCTAGAAAGTCATATTACATTTAGTCTCtgatcttatcatttaaattttggtaattttatatttcttatttttttaaaccaataagattttaagaaatgcaattaatattcttgaacttcataatttctcattattagttgataaaaattacattgaaaatataaaatatgcatctttttgaaacaaattttttttcttctataatatAAATCTTTTAAGAACGGATGAATGAAGTATATTATAGTTGCATAAAGTTCGAGTTTTGATATGTTCACAAATAACAATAACATCAACATGACACTTTGCTCAcatgaattatttttaagtaattaAATCAACTCTAGTTGTATTCAGTTAACTTATGATCATGAAGTAGGTAGTTAATAAAGTTGAAGCATTAAGCACAATACAAGTGAAGTACTTTAATGATAACTATCTAGTCTAAGAACCCTAAACATTCAGTTTCTTCACTTCACTGAACCCTACCTGACACCTAACTGTGATATTAATCAGACATAAttaaagaacacaaaaacaaagaagaataaAATTGCATAATTAAAGAGGTTTAGAAAACTTGTCCAAAAAAGTACATAGTCAAAGAATGGCCTTTCCAAAGCTGACATTCTCGAAAGCTCTTAAAGTCTGTAAGAATAAAACGTAAACTCCTAATTTTCATCATAAATGGTAAATTCAGAGACAATGGACCACTGACTCTCTTGAAAATGGAAAAAATCAAACAGGAGAAAGCAAAACTTTAGACGGGTCGTGTGCATCGGATCAAACGATCAGAAAATGAGATCGATCAGTCCTTTCTGGTCGAGGAACGTTTTCGTCGATCATGATGTCACGTTGATTGATCACTATATCTGTCCGTCGCCCTTCGCTCGATCCGTTTATGTAATTAATTCACCAGTTCTTATTCTTCATTTtaacttcttcaaatcatctcaaaattcatttaaattctTGTAAAACTCACCACATTCATTAAAAGCTCTTAATCACCTAAAGCACCTGAAAACATAGATTAAAAAACTCCAGAAAACCTAAAACAGACTGACTGGTGTAACTGCAGTTGTTGTTGGGAGTTTGcagatgcgggtggttgcggttttaAGCGGTTTTAAGAAATTTGTATGACTAGtactgcggttagaaattggtgcgtttgcgagATACTTGACTGGTAAACATTAAATACAACAacgattaaataataaattaacaatatttatattttatataattataaaaatattaaataatataatattataataaatataaaaattacatttataaaattatatttttaaattaaaaaattataaaaagtatttttattttaaaaatttataatataaatcaaaatataatagataaattttagtatttctattatttcaatttaaaatttttttttttatttttatttttgtatttatgttgtttttttttaaagaaaaaaaaattacctttgtACAAACCGTCCGCAACTGCAAAAGTTAGCTGGAACTAACTTTTGAATTTAAGAAGGTTAGATTGGTTTAGTGTGGTTTAAAACGGTTTAAACCGGTTTGAGTGATTGATGCAGAGTGATTGATGCAAAATGCCAACAACCGCAATCAACCGCAAAAATTGCGTTTGCAAACGGTAGCGGAAAAACTGCCCTAAAACGTAAAAACCACGTCAAAGGTTTGTAAAAACCAGAGTATATCAGTAAGGCTTCTACGGATCTGACCTGTCAGAACAACAAGAGAAGAATGAAACAGTTTATGGAGTCCGTAGTGAGCCAAAAACATGGTcctcttttatattttatggtaTGGAGTTGCCTTCATATTTGGGTTTTCTCCTAAACTCAGCAACTAATGTGTAATAAATAATGTGTGGTTTTGTCCAAAATGCAGACAAGATCCGGAAGTGA encodes:
- the LOC106439820 gene encoding NAC domain-containing protein 6-like — its product is MSKEIELPGFRFHPTEEELLNYYLKNMVYGNISKVEVIGFLNIYRHDPWDLPHLSTIGEREWYFFVPRERKHGNGGRPSRTTEKGYWKATGSDRKIISLSEPKRMIGLKKTLVFYSGRAPGGSKTDWVMNEFRMPDNCTLPKDVVLCKVYRKATSLKVLEQRAEMGAKMNQTCPNSPLSSSDTISFVGKEEDMMMTSFPFPQEAAMKEANNNNFMLQGHTEEKQRETEMKEPSSSLKLPCGVLPLSELQLPKQGFEWGQDQFLSISPWLQNLTPIVNLLNF